TGTCTTAAGCTGGTTAAAATCATACCTGACAGATAGAACTTTCTCTGTAAAACTGGGTACTACATCCTCCTCTCCAGTGGGTATTAAATTTGGTGTCCCCCAAGGATCAGTTCTTGGCCCCATGTTATTCTCCCTATACATGCTGCCCCTTGGTTCGATCATTGAAAAGCACAACCTAAATTATCATTGCTACGCTGACGAtacacaactctatttacccATTTCCCCTGGTTGCCCTTCATCAATTAATAAAATTTTTAGCTGTTTGGAGGACATTAAATCCTGGATGGCAGCAACTTTTCTCCAGTTAAATGACAAGAAAACTGAGATGATTTTATTTGGATCCCCCAGCTCTACAAAAAACCTGAGCAATGCCCTTGGCCCTTGGTCATCAAATTTACAGTGCGAGGTCAGAAACTTAGGTGTTCTCTTTGACAGCTCTCTTAATTTTGACTAACAAGTCAGCTCTGTTGTTAAAGGTAGTTTTTACCAGCTTAGAACAGTAGCAAAACTGAAATACTTTTTATCGAAGAAGGATATCGAGACAATCACTCATGCCTTTATTACTTCACGCCTAGATTACTGTAACTCACTATACACAGGCCTAACCCAACATAATCTGAACAGACTCCAATTAGTCCAGAATGCTGCTGCAAGACTCCTCTCTGGCACCAAAAAGTATGACCACATAACTCCCGTTTTAGCTGAGCTTCATTGGTTACCAGTGAAATTCAGAATcgattttaaagttttactttttgtttttaaagcactcCATGGTCAAGCGCCTCCATATATTTCCGATCTCCTGTCTACTTACTCTGCCGCCAGGGCACTCAGGTCCACAACCCAACAACTCCTCGTCATCCCCCGGACACGCCTAAAAACTAAAGGGGACCAAGCCTTCTCTGTAGTAGCCCCCAAACTCTGGAATTCCCTCCCACCCCATATCAAATCATGTAATACAATTGCTAGTATTAAATCAAATCTGAAGACGCATTTTTACTCTCTTGCTTTTAACTCTCCTtgattcctgtttttttttttacaaacattgttcctttgttattttattctatGTTGCATTGTTAATTCTTTCTTTGCCTATTTGTATTCATGGTGCCTCGCACATGcgattatgtatttttaaggcATATTGTCTCTGCCTTCCCTGTTttacctgtaaagcactttgggtcaacagttgttcgtttaaatgtgctatacaaataaaatgacttgacttgacttgacaaacaaaacaaaacaaaaatacatgatgacaaagaaattattCATTAAATTTTACTGCATTAAATTTTACAGTGAAAGTGGATGGGTAATGAAATGCGTGACAGTTAAAAGTGAGGGCATCTCTGGTTTTCTAGAAACCACTGTTTTAAGTGAGTTTTAAAGGTGTTGAATGTACTTGAAACTTGAAATACTTGAAATCTTAAAAATTTTCAAAGCTTAAAAATGTATGTCTTCTGGTATGAGACGCACAGGGTAGACGCGCGCTCAATTTGCTCCCACTAACGGACTTTTAATTACCTTTTTAAACCTCGAATTTTTCAGGTTTATAGTGCTGTACTGACTACTCAGCAATGTCCAAGTCTAAAGGAAAAACCACTGAAAAGGACACGGAAACTTCGCCGGCTGCTAGCATAACTTTGTCCTATTTAAGAGGAGAAGTAATATCCTACTCTGCTTTCCATAGAAGGATTGCTGCTGAAAAGGGTACTTGTCTCTCCAGTGCTATATCAGAACTACAAACAAAATTTATAGACTCATCTGACACagacatttttaaagaactgctcatgaaaaaaacagaatTTGACATCCTGGCCTCTAATGAGGCAACAAAATctctattaaaaacacaacataattattatgaattcgGAGATAAACCAAGTAGACTACTCGTTCACCAAATCCGACAATCTTCTTCGTCAACGCATATTACCCAAATTAGAACTACCACTGGAACAACTACCAATCCTCAAATCAATAATGACCAACTTTTATAGTTTGTTATATACTTCTGAGAGCTCATCTGATGAGGCACAATTTGAAAACTTTTTTGGGTCCTTAAACATCCCCTCCATTGACCCTGAAACATCTTCTGGCCTGGATAAACCCTTTACAGCGGGTGAACTTAAAGGAGCTTTGCTGTCCATGCAGTGTGGGAAATGCCCAGGCCCCGACGGCTTTCCAGACgaatttttaaaaacatttgctGATAAGCTGTCTCCACGTCTGCTAAACGTGTTCAATGAATTGCTACAGTCTGGCATCCTCCCCCCCACACTACGCCAGGCCACTATttctcttttattaaaaaaggacAAAGATCCCCTTTTCTGTAGCAACTTTCGCCCTATCTCTCTGCTCTGCGCAGATGTCAAGTTATTGGCTAAGATGCTGGCAAAACGCTTAGAGTCTGTTCTGGCAACCATTATTTCCACAGACCAAACAGGGTTTATTAAGGATAGACACTCACAACGTCAGATGGCTGTTTGATATAATGTACTCGCCCTCATCCTCGAATTCTCCGGAATTAGTCATCTCAATGGATGCTGAGAAGGCATTTGACCGTGTCGAATGGCCCTAACTGTTCCACGCATTGAGACGCTTTGGATTTGGCAACATATTTATTTCTTGGATAAAGCTCTTATATACATCCCCCCTAGCCTGTGTCCACACAAATAATGATTACTCTGATTATTTCCCCCTCAATCGTGGAACTCGGCAGGGCTGTCCACTTTCTCCATTACTGTTTGCCATCGCCATTGAACCTCTGGCGGTGGCCCTCAGGTCCGGTCGGTTCCAGGGCATCTGGAGGGGAGGTGCTGAGCACAAACTTTCATTGTACATGGATGACCTCTTACTGTTCATCTCTGACCCAGAAAGATCTGCCCCCTTGTGTTGGCCACGCTGAAGGAATTTGGGCAAATTTCTGGTTACAAACTAAATCTTCAGAAAAGCTAGCTTATGCCCATTAATGCTGCAGCCGCAGCCTATCCCTATGCCATTTAAGACGACTTTAAgtaattttaaatatttaggCATTTGTGTAACCAGAAACTACTCGGATTTGTCCAAATGTAATTTATCCCCTCTGCTTGCTCGACTGACTCAAGACTTCCACCGTTGGTCTCTCATACCTTTATCTCTGGCTGGCAGGATAAACTGtattaaaatgaatgtgctTCCCAAATTCCTCTATCTCTTTCAATCTATACCCCTCTTTATTCCAAAACATTTTTTCCACTCACTCGACAGCTTTATCTCTCAGTTCAAATGGAACAAAAAACCTCCCAGAATTCGAAAAGACACTACAAAAACCCAAAGAAATGGGTGGACTAGCACTACCAAATTCTTTGTTATTACTGGGCTGCTAACATTCGATCTATACTGCAATGGTATCACATTAACAATCAGCCTTCACCGTGGCTGCAGATTGAGGTTGCCTCATGTGGCTCCTCCTCTCTAATGTCCCTTTTGTGCCTCCCCCTGACATTATCACCATTATCTTATTCCAGTAATATTATGATGAAGAACTGTCTCAAGATCTGGACTCAATTGAAACGCCATTTGGGGTTACAGTCAATCTCTCTTTTATCCCCTGTGCATTCTAACCCTCTGTTTACTCCCTCTATCAATGATCGGGCTTTCACAGCCTGGGAGGATCATGGAATTGTATCTGTCAAACATCTTTACATTGAGGTAATATTTGCATCATTTGACCAACTAGTGGGTGTATTCAAATTACAGAGATCCCACTATTTCAGGTATTTGCAAGTCAGAGACTTTGCTCGCAATCGCTTCCCTGGTTTCCCTGCTATTCCTCCTTATACTTTGATTGACACTATTTTAAATATTAACCCCTTCCTCAAAGGTTCCATCTCAGAGCTATACTGCACTCTCCTTACACACCAATCCTCGTCCTCTGATAGACTGCGCACTATTTGGTCTGAGGACCTTAATATAGAGATAGAGCCTGAGGTCTGGCAGTGCGCTCTGAAATGGGTCCATGCTTCATCATTCAATCACCCTTAGTAGGCCTGTTCGGTATCCTGCCTGCTACCAACCCACTGCCATCCTACTTCACTGAACTGGTGGCTTTTCTCACATTATTAGCGAGGCGTGTCATTCTGATGCACTGGAAGAGCCCGTCTCCCCCTCCCACACCCATTGGATAAGGGATGCCTTATCCTTTATGAAATTAGAGAAAATCAAACACTCCCTCCGTGGCTCCAatgaaatttttttaaagatttggcAACCCTTTCAAGAGCATGTCCAGTCCCTCCGGCTGGATGCTCCCCCCACTGGCTAAACAGCCCCCTGATCTGCACCTTCTTGTGGCTCCTggctggctctctctctctccctgtactAGCAGCACACAGTATGTCTCGTCTGTGAGTGTCTTTTAAGTGTCTTGCgtcttttaagtttttttttatttttattgtttttatttttttatttttttgttttgtcttttttcccaTTGGTATTATGTGCTTCCAGGTTTGTGATTTTGTGTGGGTATTGACAAACTTTATCCTCTTGTTTTAAGTAACACCACTTTGTTATTAGTGCTTACCTCACCTCATTCAATGGTCTGTTGTACCTTACTCACTCGGATGTATATAAGGGTCTGTGTCTGTTCTTTTTGTTGAAAactcaataaataaatcatatttaaaaaaaacatatatttctAAGATATTGCAATGGTGATATGACAATGCCTTTTTATCAAAAGTTTTTATGGCTATCTTAAATAGAGATTCAATACGTTTAAGAGTAGTAATACTAGTTAATGACCAGTCAGTAAAACAATACTCAATATGTAAAAAGATCATAGTATATAAGAAGATCTTGGAAGTTTTGGTGTCAAGAAATGGCCTAACTTGTTTAAAATTCTGCAAATTGAATTTAACTTTATTTGACACCTTTTTTACAtgacttttaaatgtttgtgtggAGTCATATATGACTCCTAGATACTTGAATTCATTAACAATACCAAGCTCCTGTCCTCTAAGGAAAACATTAGAATGTGACaccttcatgttttgtttggcaaacatcATACAAACAGTTTTTTGGTGTTTAGGTAGAGACATGACTTAGTGAGCAAGTCATCAATGTGAGCCATTGGAGATATAAGTGTGGATGCTATCTCTTGGTAGTTCTTAGCATGTGTAAAGATTACTgcatcatctgcatacatcTGGACATCAACATTTTTACATGGCAGGTCATTTATATACAGTGTAAACAGGATTGGACCAAGTGTCAAGCCTTAGGGGACACAGTGGGGACTTTGATtcattaatacaaaaatattgcTTTCTACTGGACAGGTATGATTGTATCCAGTTGAGAGCTTGCTCagacaaattaaaatatgttaATTTAGATAAAAGAACATTAACAGTATCAAAAGCTCGCTTTAGGTCTAGGAAGACAGCACCAACATAAAAACTCCTATCTAGGTAGCCTTTAACcttttccaaaaacaaacagCTGGCTGTTTCTGTTGAGTGATAAGCCCTGAACACAAATTGCATAGGGTGGAGTGAAGTATTGCTTTTATTGAGATGTTGAATCAGTAatttagccatccattttttgGCTATTTTAGAAACAACAGGCAGAATACTGATTAGCAGATAATTTGCCATATCTGATCTTTCACCTGATTTAAAAATGGGTGTTACCAGGGCCATCTTCCATGCTGATGGCACAATGGATTGTCTTAAGGACCGATTAATCAAATATGTAATAGGCTGTATaagagtgtctttgtgtctatatatatatatatatatatatatatatatatatatatatatatatatatatatatatatatatttttgtattaactCCTGGTGAAAGATAACAGAGTATGTAATGATGAATAAAtcccacttacagagctttattggaggctttgaccactggcagcagcctcagaagagcctcctctgatgcagagtatttcttcaggtcaaactcGTCCAGCTCttcttctgatgacagtaagatgaagaccagagctgaccactgagcaggagacagttcaTCTGTGGAAAGACTTCCTGAACTCAGGGACTGTTGGATCTGCTCCACTAGAGaacgatcattcagttcattcagacagtggaacagattgatgcttctttctgcagacagattctcaccaatcttcttcttgatgtactcaactgtttcctgattggtctctgagctacttcctgtctgtcttaGCAAACCTCGTAGGAGAGTTtgattggtctgcagtgaaagacccaggaggaagcggaggaacaagtccaggtgtccatttggactctgtaaggccttgtcTACAGCAATCTGGTATAAACGTGTTGATTTGTCTCTGAATACTTTAGGCCGCCATGATGATGTTTGTTTTCctgacagcaggttgactccagagttggtgaatgtcagatggacatgaagagcagccagaaactcctgaacactcagatggacaaagcagaacaccttgtcctggtacagtcctctctcctctctaaagatctgtgtgaacactcctgagtacactgaggctgctctgatatcgatgccacactctgtcaggtctgattcatagaagatcagattgcctttctgcagctgcacataggccagttttcccagagacttgatcatcttcctgctctctggactccagtgtggatccgtctcagctcctccatcatacttgatgttcttcactttggactgaaccaccaggaagtgaatgtacatctcagtcagggtcttgggcagctctcctccctctctggtttTCAACAtgtcctccagaactgtagcagtgatccagcagaagactgggatgtggcacatgatgtggaggcttcgtgatgtcttgatgtgggagatgattctgttgGCCTGCTCCccatctctgaatctcttcctgaagtactcctcttTCTGGTCatcagtgaaccctctgacctctgtcaccatgtcaacacactcaggagggatctgattggctgcagcaggtcgtgtggttatccagaggcgagcagagggaagcagatttcccctgatgaggtttgtcagcagcacacccaCAGAGGTGGTCtttgtaacatcagtcaggattttagtgttgaggaagtccagaggaagttgacactcatccagaccgtcaaagatgaacacaacctcTTCAAACCTgtagattcctgcttctttagtttcactaaagaagtaatcaacaagttccaccaagctgtacgttttctctttcagcacattcagctctctgaaggtgaatggaaatgtgaactggatgtcctggttggctttgtcttcagcccagtccagagtgaacttctgtgttaagactgttttcccgatgccagccactccctttgtcatcactgttctgattggttaatCTCTTCCAGGTGGAGTATTAAAGATGTCTTCTTGTCTGATTcttgtttctggtctgtctggtttccaggatgctgtttcaatctgtctgacctcatgttcatcattgacctctgcagtccctTCCTTtatgatgtagatctctgtgaacatctgattcagaagggttgggtttcctgctttagcaatcccctcaaacacacactggaacttcttGTTTAGGTGAGATTTGAGTTTACGCCTACCACCTGCAGGAACAGTTCCTGAATGAAGACACAACAAAGAAGATCAGTGAGTGATTCATAAAGAAACAGGAACATACTTTGACCCTTTTCTGGAGACATTAGTAAACGTCCCATTAGTCCAGCAAGTTGAATCTTTAGAGAAATCTTCTTACTGCTCTGCAGACGGTCAGCCAGCTCctcctgcttcattctcctcaggaagtgcagtgtgatcttcagaaatgcctctctgctcctcctctgctcttcatcctcatcctccctctTACTCTCtgagcattctgggtaatctggactcagaaccttctggatcttcttcagctcattcttcacaaaagtgcagatgttctcctccagcagctggaacagaatATTATATGAATTACAcaatcaaactgaaatcatgcaagcaaaCATCAGATACTTGTTGGACAGACAATCCACTAGTCTGAGACGTGCAGCATGGAAATGATTGTAAACAGAATAGATGTAAAAGTGGTTGTTGTAAATGTACAGACCATACATATGAagtccaggtgtgtttgatgctgctgggcagactgaccacTGGGTAACTCTGagctctcctggtccactctgtggaggaatcaggaaAAATTCACATCATGtctgtccacacagagacaaacacaaggtaAAGGTCCAGTGACTTAAAGTGTTGATTACAGCATAGAATCAGATGGTTTCCCCTGACATTAAAGTGCTGGTGGTACTGCTGACCCCACTGCGAATCAACAGAAAGAACTAAGAAGTAAACAAGGGCTACAACATGGTTGGCCTAAAGGACTCCTGAAGCAGCAGACTGATATCATGATGCCAGGATGTCTGCAGCTTCTGTGGTCATGGAAAGAAACATGTGTAGGTAGAAGAAGTTTGGGGAGTCAACAGTGAAAAGCCTTCTGTTGGCCTCAAAACAATTTTGGCAAACCATCAGCTgactcaggagggggaagcaaaGCTTAGATGGCCTGTTTGCAGTCAtggagaatataaatatatgtgaagaagaagGATGTTGAAAATAAATTTCAAAATATCTCTGGATACATAAAAGTAGAAACATGAATcagcaatattataatattattaacagTTTACCTCTTTTCAACAGTGGGTTGTTGACCGTTAAAGTCAATGAGGTGATGATATGACCGGTCACTTttaaaggacacacagctgggttcaagTTCAGCAGACTCTGGTCTTTGATGGATCCTGTTACACAGAGAGTAAGACCAACAGGGATGGAAATTCACTTTTAGTATTCAGACACAAATACTGCTGGAGATACAAGCAGCAACTAAGACAAGATTAACACAAAAAagttcaataaactatacaacAAACTGtgttaaaaagctaaaacaccagagaatatattggaccaaaccagaTCCAATATTTACCTAAAGTCAAGAGTTGAAGACTGGTTTAACTGGACAactttcagatgtgagaatataaatggatgtgaagaagaaagttgctgaaaataaactcaaaaaacttctctggatacataaaagttaaaacatgaatcagtaatattataatattaacagcTTACCTCTTTTCAGAAGAGGGCTGCTCTCCTGTAAAGTTAACAATGTGTCTATGTGAGCGGTCACTCTTAAAGGACACATagctgggttcaggtccaggtccaggttcaggtccaggtccagttccaggtccaggtccaggtccaggtccaggatcaggttcaggttcaggtccaggtccaggtccagggtCAGGTGACTCTGGTCTCTGCTGGATCCTGAtagaaaaaacatttatttagggTCACATGTTCAGTTAAAGTCTTTCTG
The Perca fluviatilis chromosome 9, GENO_Pfluv_1.0, whole genome shotgun sequence genome window above contains:
- the LOC120565560 gene encoding LOW QUALITY PROTEIN: NLR family CARD domain-containing protein 3-like (The sequence of the model RefSeq protein was modified relative to this genomic sequence to represent the inferred CDS: substituted 1 base at 1 genomic stop codon), yielding MMIAILTLKESSPLLKRGSIKDQSLLNLNPAVCPSKVTGHINTSLTLTVNNPLLKRGSSRDQSHLTLDLDLDLNLNLILDLDLDLDLELDLDLNLDLDLNPAMCPLRVTAHIDTLLTLQESSPLLKRGSIKDQSLLNLNPAVCPLKVTGHIITSLTLTVNNPLLKREWTRRAQSYPVVSLPSSIKHTWTSYVCPDYPECSESKREDEDEEQRRSREAFLKITLHFLRRMKQEELADRLQSRTVPAGGRRKLKSHLNKKFQCVFEGIAKAGNPTLLNQMFTEIYIIKEGTAEVNDEHEVRQIETASWKPDRPETRIRQEDIFNTPPGRDXPIRTVMTKGVAGIGKTVLTQKFTLDWAEDKANQDIQFTFPFTFRELNVLKEKTYSLVELVDYFFSETKEAGIYRFEEVVFIFDGLDECQLPLDFLNTKILTDVTKTTSVGVLLTNLIRGNLLPSARLWITTRPAAANQIPPECVDMVTEVRGFTDDQKEEYFRKRFRDGEQANRIISHIKTSRSLHIMCHIPVFCWITATVLEDMLKTREGGELPKTLTEMYIHFLVVQSKVKNIKYDGGAETDPHWSPESRKMIKSLGKLAYVQLQKGNLIFYESDLTECGIDIRAASVYSGVFTQIFREERGLYQDKVFCFVHLSVQEFLAALHVHLTFTNSGVNLLDKSTRLYQIAVDKALQSPNGHLDLFLRFLLGLSLQTNQTLLRGLLRQTGSSSETNQETVEYIKKKIGENLSAERSINLFHCLNELNDRSLVEQIQQSLSSGSLSTDELSPAQWSALVFILLSSEEELDEFDLKKYSASEEALLRLLPVVKASNKALLSGCNLSERSCEALSSVLSSQSSSLRELDLSNNNLQDSGGKLISDGLKGPHCTLETLSLSGCLISEEGCSSLVSALSSNPSHLRELDLSYNHPGDSGVKLLSAGRKDPLWRLDTLRVEPAGVRRLTPGPKNYSCELTLNTNTVGRKLKLSDNNRKVTRMKEDQPYPDHPERFDYWSQLLCRDGLTGRCYWEVERRGDVNISVSYRGIKRRGNSEDWFGYNDQSWSLICSNDDYSVCHNKRKTSISSSSVSGRVAVYVDYPAGSLSFYTVSSDSLIHLHTFNTTFTQPLYPGFGFWSRGSSVSLCSV